One Fusobacterium ulcerans DNA segment encodes these proteins:
- the lysA gene encoding diaminopimelate decarboxylase: MKLFGTMKAENGILAIGGVKVTELAAKYGTPLYIMDQALIEENITKYKNNFKSTKFDTSIVYASKAFLSKAICQLVGKYDIDIDAVSGGELYAIKASGLPMKKVHMHGNNKTNEELEMCLDYEIGSIIIDNEEEIGRLSKICKEKDKQVKVMMRINIGIDAHTHEYIKTSKHSSKFGESIFDERITEIVEKIVKDENMEFLGFHCHIGSQIFDTKAFHEGIESMVKETKKISEALGIYIPEINLGGGFGVYYTEKDTAIDIEQFMRSMIEHLEKSIEAEKLEIKKVTIEPGRSIVANAGSTLYTVGGTKTTYGGVKYIFIDGGMTDNIRPALYQAEYESIVANKVDAPAEEIVTVAGKCCESGDLIIKDGKLAKAETGDLVLVATTGAYGHSMSNNYNKAPKPAVVFVKDGKSTLSIKRESFEDLIRNDMLIDL; the protein is encoded by the coding sequence ATGAAATTGTTTGGTACTATGAAAGCAGAAAATGGGATACTGGCGATAGGGGGAGTAAAAGTTACTGAATTAGCAGCAAAATATGGAACGCCTCTATATATTATGGATCAAGCTCTTATAGAAGAGAATATAACAAAATATAAAAATAATTTTAAAAGCACTAAATTTGATACATCAATAGTTTATGCTTCCAAAGCATTTTTGTCAAAAGCTATATGTCAGCTGGTTGGAAAATATGATATAGATATAGATGCTGTATCTGGAGGAGAACTATATGCTATAAAAGCAAGTGGGCTTCCAATGAAAAAAGTACATATGCATGGAAATAATAAAACTAATGAAGAACTGGAAATGTGCCTGGATTACGAAATAGGAAGTATCATAATAGATAATGAAGAAGAGATAGGAAGATTATCAAAAATCTGTAAAGAAAAAGATAAACAAGTTAAAGTGATGATGAGAATAAATATTGGAATAGATGCTCATACACATGAATATATAAAAACTTCTAAACATTCATCAAAATTTGGAGAATCAATATTTGATGAAAGAATAACTGAAATAGTAGAAAAAATAGTGAAAGATGAAAATATGGAATTTTTAGGTTTTCATTGCCATATAGGTTCTCAAATATTTGATACAAAAGCATTTCATGAAGGTATTGAATCAATGGTAAAAGAAACTAAAAAAATATCTGAAGCCTTAGGTATATATATTCCAGAAATCAACCTTGGAGGTGGATTTGGAGTTTACTATACAGAAAAAGATACTGCAATAGATATAGAGCAATTTATGAGATCTATGATAGAACATTTAGAAAAAAGCATAGAAGCTGAAAAATTAGAAATTAAAAAAGTAACTATCGAACCTGGAAGAAGTATAGTAGCCAATGCTGGAAGTACTCTATATACAGTTGGAGGAACAAAGACTACATATGGTGGAGTAAAATATATATTTATAGATGGAGGAATGACTGATAATATAAGACCAGCATTATATCAGGCAGAATATGAATCTATTGTAGCAAATAAAGTAGATGCTCCAGCAGAAGAGATTGTAACAGTAGCTGGAAAATGCTGTGAATCAGGAGATTTAATAATAAAAGATGGTAAACTTGCAAAGGCTGAAACTGGTGATTTAGTACTAGTAGCTACTACAGGTGCCTATGGACATTCAATGTCTAATAATTATAATAAAGCTCCAAAACCAGCAGTGGTATTTGTAAAAGATGGAAAAAGTACTTTATCAATAAAGAGAGAAAGCTTTGAAGATCTTATTAGAAATGATATGTTGATAGATTTATAA
- a CDS encoding threonine/serine exporter family protein: MIIQIAAAITATLGFGILFGLNRRKLFFAGISGGIGWFFYLISLKANLSEAIAFLAASLSMTIYSEVMARKLKSPAITFLIGGFIPLVPGSGVYYTMYGLIKNDMQMTVQKGIQTFIVAGAIAVGILLGSTICQIYFSKKKRTQ; encoded by the coding sequence ATGATTATTCAAATAGCTGCCGCAATAACCGCAACTTTGGGATTTGGGATACTTTTTGGATTGAATAGAAGAAAACTGTTCTTTGCAGGAATAAGCGGAGGAATAGGATGGTTTTTCTATTTAATCTCATTAAAAGCAAATCTATCAGAAGCAATAGCATTTTTAGCAGCTTCTTTATCAATGACAATATATTCAGAAGTAATGGCTAGAAAATTAAAATCTCCTGCAATAACATTTCTTATAGGTGGTTTTATACCCTTAGTTCCAGGAAGTGGTGTTTATTATACCATGTATGGACTTATAAAAAATGATATGCAGATGACAGTGCAAAAAGGAATACAAACCTTTATAGTAGCAGGGGCAATAGCTGTAGGCATACTTTTAGGTTCAACAATATGTCAGATATACTTTTCAAAAAAGAAAAGAACGCAATAA
- a CDS encoding threonine/serine ThrE exporter family protein yields the protein MNKKNSILKEKIEENSVLFVACYMGRLILQNGGETYRTEETIRRTCEHYGIKANSFATLNTIITSIDSFDGKRYSKVDRIDSRTLNLDKVDRLNHIARNLDEYKISEVKEKIMEIEAENKMDFKKKVLGNVLVGSAFAILFRGGIRDSIVALISTFVLACTDELIKDLKLNNFFVNFIGGVIAAIISLTFFKFNFIEDISISIISALMLLVPGISFTNSIRDIIAGDFVSGISRGVEAVTTGIALASGSGMILSIFL from the coding sequence ATGAATAAAAAAAATAGTATTTTAAAAGAAAAGATAGAAGAAAATAGTGTTCTTTTTGTAGCATGTTATATGGGGAGATTGATACTGCAAAATGGAGGAGAAACTTATAGAACAGAAGAAACTATAAGAAGAACTTGTGAGCACTATGGAATAAAAGCTAATAGCTTTGCTACTTTAAATACTATAATCACTTCAATAGATTCTTTTGATGGAAAGAGATATTCAAAGGTAGACAGAATAGATTCGAGAACTTTAAATTTGGATAAAGTAGATAGATTGAATCATATAGCAAGAAATCTTGATGAATATAAGATATCAGAAGTAAAAGAAAAAATAATGGAAATAGAAGCTGAAAATAAAATGGACTTTAAGAAGAAAGTATTGGGGAATGTTCTTGTTGGAAGTGCATTTGCCATACTTTTCAGAGGAGGGATAAGAGATAGTATTGTGGCTCTTATCTCTACCTTTGTTCTTGCATGTACAGATGAACTTATAAAAGATTTGAAATTAAATAACTTCTTTGTTAATTTTATTGGAGGAGTAATTGCAGCAATAATTTCATTGACATTTTTTAAGTTTAACTTTATAGAGGATATATCTATTTCTATAATATCTGCCTTGATGCTTCTTGTTCCTGGAATATCTTTTACAAATTCAATAAGAGATATTATAGCTGGAGATTTTGTTTCAGGGATATCAAGAGGAGTGGAAGCTGTAACTACAGGAATAGCACTAGCTTCAGGGTCAGGGATGATACTTTCTATTTTTCTATGA
- a CDS encoding S66 peptidase family protein, with protein MLGKKLKKGDTLGIIAPASFTSMENVESAKNNLEKMGFKVVLGESTKSRWYSYAGPEEVRVKDINDFFADSNIDGIICMRGGYGCNRLVEMVDYSVIEKNPKVFIGYSDITTLHMAIFQKTGLVTFHGPMAVSNFSGEYNQDTYRSFEEVLMNDNDEIVLKNFTKELGVLSEGRAEGEIVGGNLATMIASLGTEYDVDYNGKILFLEEIGEKTYKIDRMLNQLKKFKVFEKISGIILGDFRNCPADSENDMSLMDVFKDYLSDLKMPVVYDFESGHSEPMITLPMGAKVRIDTAVKEIKILEKVVR; from the coding sequence GTGTTAGGTAAAAAACTTAAAAAAGGAGATACTTTAGGTATCATAGCACCAGCGAGTTTTACTTCTATGGAAAATGTAGAAAGTGCTAAAAATAATCTTGAAAAAATGGGATTTAAAGTTGTACTTGGAGAGAGTACAAAAAGCAGATGGTATTCATATGCTGGACCTGAAGAAGTGAGAGTAAAAGATATAAATGATTTTTTTGCTGATTCTAATATAGATGGAATAATCTGTATGAGAGGAGGATATGGATGCAACAGACTTGTTGAAATGGTAGATTATTCAGTTATTGAAAAAAATCCTAAAGTTTTTATTGGATATAGCGATATAACTACTCTGCATATGGCGATCTTCCAAAAGACAGGGCTTGTAACATTCCATGGACCTATGGCTGTAAGTAATTTCTCAGGAGAATATAATCAAGATACTTACAGAAGCTTTGAAGAAGTACTTATGAATGATAACGATGAAATAGTATTAAAAAATTTCACTAAGGAATTAGGAGTGCTTTCTGAAGGAAGAGCAGAAGGAGAAATAGTAGGAGGAAACCTAGCTACAATGATAGCCAGTCTTGGAACTGAATATGATGTAGATTATAATGGAAAAATTCTTTTCTTAGAAGAGATTGGTGAAAAAACATATAAAATTGATAGAATGCTGAACCAGTTGAAAAAATTTAAGGTTTTTGAAAAAATAAGTGGAATTATTCTGGGAGATTTCAGAAACTGTCCAGCAGATTCTGAGAATGATATGTCTTTAATGGATGTATTTAAAGATTATCTTTCAGATTTAAAAATGCCAGTAGTATATGATTTTGAATCTGGCCACAGTGAACCTATGATTACATTGCCTATGGGAGCAAAGGTAAGAATAGACACAGCAGTTAAAGAGATAAAAATCTTAGAAAAGGTTGTAAGATAA
- a CDS encoding spore maturation protein, whose product MFVMIMNQISLFAIPMIIFIIVGYAFFVKKVKVYEVFCEGAKEGFTTAIRIIPFLVAMLVAIGIFRSSGCIDIMMKVLDPIFSMIGMPGEVLPMAIMRPLSGGGATGIMNDLLLTYGPDSLIGRIASTMMGSTETTFYVLAVYFGAVSIRKTRHAVAAGLLADVAGLLTAVWICNIMFR is encoded by the coding sequence ATGTTTGTAATGATAATGAATCAAATATCACTTTTTGCAATACCAATGATAATATTTATAATAGTAGGATATGCATTCTTTGTGAAGAAGGTAAAAGTATATGAGGTTTTCTGTGAAGGAGCGAAGGAAGGATTTACAACAGCAATAAGAATAATTCCATTTCTAGTGGCAATGCTTGTAGCAATAGGAATATTCAGAAGCTCAGGATGTATAGATATAATGATGAAAGTATTGGATCCAATATTCTCAATGATAGGAATGCCGGGAGAAGTACTGCCAATGGCAATAATGAGACCACTATCTGGGGGAGGAGCAACAGGAATAATGAATGATTTACTGTTGACATATGGACCAGATTCACTAATAGGAAGAATAGCTTCAACAATGATGGGATCAACAGAAACAACATTCTATGTACTTGCAGTATATTTTGGAGCAGTGAGTATAAGAAAAACAAGACATGCAGTAGCAGCTGGGCTTTTAGCAGATGTGGCTGGATTATTAACAGCAGTATGGATTTGTAATATAATGTTCAGATAA
- a CDS encoding nucleoside recognition domain-containing protein, with the protein MINGIWCGLIVIGVIVSMFTGKIQAVTDSAISSAGTAVEISIGLVGVMALWLGLMKIAEEAGMVRAMGRAMKPLMIRLFPEVPADHPAMGSMVANMAANFFGLGNAATPLGIKAMQELQDLNTNKDEASNAMVMFLAINTSSVTLISSSVIAYRTAAGSANAAEVIAPTIVATLVSTAVGIIACKVLQKLPSFKREEI; encoded by the coding sequence ATGATTAATGGAATTTGGTGTGGACTTATTGTTATTGGAGTAATAGTTTCTATGTTTACTGGAAAGATTCAGGCAGTTACTGATTCGGCGATATCTTCAGCAGGAACAGCAGTAGAGATATCAATAGGGCTGGTAGGGGTAATGGCATTATGGCTAGGTCTTATGAAAATAGCTGAAGAAGCAGGAATGGTAAGAGCAATGGGAAGAGCGATGAAGCCTCTTATGATAAGATTGTTCCCAGAGGTACCAGCAGATCACCCAGCTATGGGAAGTATGGTAGCGAATATGGCAGCCAACTTCTTCGGATTAGGAAATGCAGCAACACCATTAGGAATAAAAGCTATGCAGGAACTACAGGATTTGAATACTAATAAAGATGAGGCATCAAATGCAATGGTAATGTTTTTGGCAATAAATACTTCATCTGTAACTCTTATTTCTTCAAGTGTAATAGCATACAGAACGGCAGCAGGTTCAGCAAATGCAGCAGAAGTTATAGCACCTACAATAGTGGCAACACTAGTATCAACAGCTGTAGGAATAATAGCTTGTAAAGTTCTGCAAAAGTTACCATCATTTAAAAGAGAAGAAATCTAA
- the murI gene encoding glutamate racemase: MNKESSIGIFDSGIGGLTILKKIRELLPRENIIYYGDWKNNPYSEKSKEDIQNLSAKIMDFLIRNNCKAVVIGCSIFSAASLDFLKAQYKIPIIGMIEGGVKSAILESKQKKIAVMGSAFTIKSNVYEKSIKEINPEITVYQISCKALCTMLEKGWENYSDRIEVLESYLCQIPDTADTLILGGTHYPFILNDIKKFFNKKIVDSSVESAIELFRILGQEDLLREGYKKGRIEFYINGDKEIFKDVAEKLFEKEEITNMFSLY, translated from the coding sequence ATGAATAAAGAGTCATCTATAGGGATTTTTGATTCAGGAATAGGTGGATTGACTATTTTAAAAAAGATAAGAGAATTACTTCCAAGAGAAAATATAATTTATTATGGAGACTGGAAAAATAATCCATATAGCGAGAAGAGCAAAGAAGATATACAAAATCTTAGTGCGAAAATAATGGATTTTCTTATCAGAAATAACTGCAAGGCTGTAGTTATTGGGTGCAGCATATTTTCAGCAGCTTCTTTAGATTTTTTGAAAGCTCAATACAAGATCCCAATAATAGGAATGATAGAGGGTGGAGTGAAGTCTGCTATTCTTGAAAGCAAACAGAAAAAGATAGCTGTTATGGGTTCAGCTTTTACAATAAAATCTAATGTATATGAAAAGAGCATAAAAGAAATAAATCCAGAGATAACAGTATATCAAATTTCATGTAAAGCATTATGTACAATGTTGGAAAAGGGCTGGGAAAATTATTCTGATAGAATAGAAGTACTTGAAAGTTATTTATGCCAGATACCAGATACAGCAGATACATTGATTTTAGGAGGAACACATTATCCTTTTATTTTAAATGATATAAAAAAATTCTTCAATAAAAAGATAGTTGATTCATCTGTTGAGAGTGCAATAGAATTATTTAGAATTTTAGGTCAGGAAGATTTGCTAAGAGAGGGATATAAAAAAGGAAGGATAGAATTTTACATTAATGGAGATAAAGAAATTTTCAAAGATGTAGCTGAAAAATTATTTGAAAAAGAAGAGATAACAAATATGTTTTCATTATATTGA